Proteins encoded together in one Quercus lobata isolate SW786 chromosome 3, ValleyOak3.0 Primary Assembly, whole genome shotgun sequence window:
- the LOC115980675 gene encoding ankyrin repeat-containing protein ITN1-like, with protein MGLLRKQNLERNTALHEAIRYDHYNIVELLIQKDPRLTSITNNAGESPLFLAVDRRFYKIALHIIDTPGDHLPSYKGRKRKNVLHAAVINRAKTDFVRKMLEKFPDASLEADDSGRIPLHYAVHIGNDNVDVVQLFLQRNNSIAYKKDNEGMCALHISVNEGHDGLMRTLIEKCPDTCELLDNKHRTVLHLAVESGRINAVKLFMETLAFHDLINEPDKDGNTPLHLAALHIAGFDEYYKILEILAHDRRIDKWARNEEGMTAADIIQSNNKLSMKFKKKIMGTCNLEGVDDGQTPKEVQTLENKGPSMATDDQENRVDDGKTPKEVQTLVNKGASMATDDQENRVDDDQTPKEVQTTENKGASMATDDQENISNFSLTSITIITTVTYAAAFQLPGGYDSNTGMPVLRNHSACWLFLFANSFSFLFSAVGMFIHYFKISKQRKKTRPTSEILLDFLTYFSICFMLFAYFASMWEIMIGCENQSVLIAPPPK; from the exons atggGGCTACTAAGGAAGCAAAATCTGGAGCGGAATACAGCACTGCATGAGGCTATAAGATATGATCATTACAACATTGTGGAGTTACTAATTCAGAAAGACCCAAGGTTGACTTCGATTACAAATAATGCTGGGGAATCCCCTCTCTTCCTAGCAGTGGATcgaagattttataaaattgctCTTCACATCATAGATACGCCAGGGGATCACCTCCCTTCCTATAagggaaggaaaagaaagaatgtcTTGCATGCAGCTGTCATTAATCGCGCCAAAACTG ATTTTGTGCGCAAGATGTTGGAAAAATTTCCAGATGCAAGTTTGGAAGCGGATGACTCTGGCAGGATTCCTCTTCATTATGCTGTACATATTGGCAATGACAATGTAGACGTTGTCCAACTATTTTTGCAAAGAAATAATTCCATTGCTTACAAAAAGGACAATGAAGGGATGTGTGCTCTCCACATTTCGGTTAATGAAGGACATGATGGCTTAATGAGAACACTCATTGAAAAATGTCCAGATACTTGTGAATTGTTGGACAACAAACATAGGACAGTTCTTCATCTTGCCGTGGAAAGTGGAAGGATAAATGCGGTGAAACTTTTCATGGAGACATTGGCTTTTCATGATCTCATAAATGAGCCAGATAAAGATGGAAACACGCCTTTGCATCTTGCTGCTTTGCATATAGCTGGCTTCGATgagtattataaaatattagagATTCTTGCACATGACAGGAGAATTGACAAATGGGCTAGGAACGAGGAAGGGATGACCGCAGCTGACATTATTCAATCAAACAACAAGCTTTCTATGAAATTTAAG aaaaaaattatgggtACGTGTAATTTGGAAGGAGTAGATGATGGCCAGACTCCGAAAGAAGTGCAGACTCTCGAGAACAAAGGCCCGTCTATGGCTACGGATGACCAGGAGAACAGAGTAGATGACGGCAAGActccgaaggaagtgcagacTCTCGTGAACAAAGGCGCGTCTATGGCTACAGATGACCAGGAGAACAGAGTAGATGACGACCAGACTCCGAAAGAAGTGCAGACTACCGAGAACAAAGGCGCGTCTATGGCTACAGATGACCAGGAGAACATTTCCAATTTCAGTTTAACGTCAATAACAATCATTACAACTGTCACCTACGCAGCAGCCTTCCAACTGCCTGGCGGATACGACAGTAATACGGGCATGCCAGTTTTAAGAAATCACTCAGCCTGTTGGCTCTTTCTGTTTGCTAATtcattctcctttcttttctcaGCCGTCGGAATGTTCATCCACTACTTTAAGATttcgaaacaaagaaaaaagaccaGACCAACATCTGAAATTTTGCTAGactttttaacttatttttccATCTGCTTTATGCTCTTTGCCTATTTTGCGAGCATGTGGGAAATCATGATCGGATGCGAAAATCAATCAGTGTTAATTGCCCCTCCCCCAAAATAA